The Calditerrivibrio sp. genome segment GCTCCCTATCCTCTATGTTGTCAAGGATTGGCTTGTCATACTCATCTATCAAAATCACTACCTTCTGGGAGTACTTCTTGTAAGATAAATAGATAAGATCCCTAAAACAGCCTGATAACGATAGATCTTTATCACACTCTACCTCAAGTATATCCTGATTACGCTTTAATATTTCGTACAGTGTTTGTCTGAAACCCTCTTTGCTCTTAAAATCACCATCGTTAAAGCTTCTCCTAATAACAGGATATTTTTTATACCAATCCCACTTGTCATATATATAAAGACCTTCAAAAAGCTCCTTTTTACCCTCAAATACAGACCTCAATGTGTCCAAAAAC includes the following:
- a CDS encoding AAA family ATPase, with the translated sequence MKKLPVGISTFSDIITENYIYVDKTKEAFDLISSGRYYFLSRPRRFGKSLFLDTLRSVFEGKKELFEGLYIYDKWDWYKKYPVIRRSFNDGDFKSKEGFRQTLYEILKRNQDILEVECDKDLSLSGCFRDLIYLSYKKYSQKVVILIDEYDKPILDNIEDRE